In the Pecten maximus chromosome 5, xPecMax1.1, whole genome shotgun sequence genome, ctgttattttgatattttcaaaactttcatTCAATAATGTTCTAATTCGTACACATTGAAAGTAGTTTTGATCGGAATTTATTCAGTTAatcaagtacatgtaaataattacCCGGGTACTCTTGTGTTTCAAGTCAAAATTGTTTGCATCATGTTTAAATGTTGCTTATAAACATCATCCCCAGCAAGTTTCAGTTGTTGGTTTTGCATGTATGCATTTTTACCCCATTTTTTGTTTTGCCAGGCTGGTAATGCTATAAATAGCTATTATATCGCTATAATTGTAATAAAGTAATATTTGCCcaactatttttttctttagatTACAGGGGCTATATCATTATGCCCTCATGATCAGGGGTCATAATACAGAGGCGTGAAAGGGGGTTATTTAcagtggttttttttattatattttgtataggTACAGTATAGAttaaaggttaaaaaaaaaccaggcATATATTTTAGAGAGTAATGAGGGCTTCAAGGGCTGTATATAGGGAATGTGTGCCTTGAAGTCAGTCCTCTAGTGTTGTGCTGCTATTGGTATTGGAAGGAGATTTCGCTATGTTACTGTTTGTGGAAAGACTCAATATTTGTAAGTGTCTTTTGTAGCCGAATATGCTTGTATGTGTGAGGGTATGCATGTCACGTTCGGGGGTCTGTGGGAGTGAGAATATGATTTGGGTTTATAGAgtggcaggttttaattgtaaatagtgtacatagtgatatGGTTGCGTTTTAGCTTCGTGCTAAGGGGAATTCCCTTTAGCACTCTTGGTAGAGCGgtggaccagtaagccgagggttgCTGGTTCGATCCCCGGTGGAGGCACATGTACACTACTCtctttcctgttacatttggtGCCGTTGATCACTCCAATGCAAGCTAAAGGCGAATGAGAGGCTTTATTGGAAGTAGAACCTGGGTTGATGTGTGTTTGGCATAAACACATTTGAAAGGGGGAAGTAGTCAATCTAATctattaaaattagacttgtaatttcccCTCCTCTACTATACCCTGCAATACAATACTAATTACTTATATTGCAGTGATCATAGAGCGttgtagaggagcggaaattactagactaattttaattatattgggggtggcaggttttaattgcaaatagtgtacatatatactgtaccagaGACATCTTGGACTGTACATAGCGATATTACCGCCTTCTAGCTTCATGCTAGGAGGAAGAATTTCCCTTTAGTACAGTCGGTAGAGCGGTGGACCAGTAAGCTGAGGGTCATTGGCATGGTTTGATTCCGGTGAAGGCACACTACTCTCTTTCAAGTTACAAAAGCAACAATTTGATGTACAATTTGTAACAATCAATTTATTCTTGTGCAAAAGCGTTGTGTTTGTAGTGTTGGCCATTGTAGTTTGTAGTATATGTCTGTTTTTACATAGTGTGCTGCTCTTTGTGGTATTTTTTGTCATGTTGTTCCAAATGGAAACGCAGTCATTCAAGTTTCAGTAATCAACATGTATATTCCACCATAGATCTCTGATTCCATACttctttttattgtaaaatCTAAAAATGATGAGCACGGACAAAACATCTGACGCCCCGATCGCGACTTCCCCCACTTGTACCACGATGAGCTAATTTCAGAGACTGTACTGTTgaaccacaggggcatgtctagtctaagtcaatatatatataggtatttctggctattttttaatataagactagacatgtccctgtggttgaACAGTTGGAAGCTAATTAGGGGAACGAGCAGATACATCTGTCCCCGGAAATGTTATTGTATACCTTTGCCGGTGAACAACTTCCTGTCTTGAATGGCCATTTCTTGAACGATTTCAATCTTTCGTCTTCAGTGTGCATGAAATACTCCGAATCATCTCCCATAGTGACGTTTACAGATTTGTAATCTTGGAACTTTCAAATAAGGCGCTCTCGTAAAATCAACGGATATTGCAATAATATTCTAAATACCAATGCGGATTCCAAAATCCATCCggaatgtatttattttcaaaacattatatttgtgcgttgtttatttttgtattttgacgTCACATTTCCGCATTTAATGATCCATATTTAATTACTAATTTAATCAATACAGAGACATAATTTGAATTaagtaggcctatatatatttattagtgTTAAATATGCTCTTGGCCCTTGCATCCGTTTCCGTTTTTAGATGCATGATGTCATTTCCGTAAACAAAGAAAGGTGTCACAGCTCAGATTTCTCTACTAAGTTCTAGACACTTCGGAATGACGGACATGATATTTTCAGATTGGTATtgagatatataaatcattttatcGACATCAAGAGAAAGCAGTAGACGATCGACGAATAGGTAAGTTTTTGTACGTTTGCAATGGATGAAGTTGACCGTAAAGACGATCagtttgttgtgtataaatgCTAGTTAGTCATTCAATATGGTCAACCCTTGACCTCTCGTTCAATAGTAAATGTTCTACAAAACGAGCCAGAAGAAGATATTGCCGCAAGTTGGTTTGGTATGTTGCGGTTATGTGCCAcaataaaatcaacatttaataaTCATAAATGATAAGTATATTAAAGGAGAACCAGTCACTGTCACTTATATAATTAGGACTACAGTAGAGcaagggtacgtaatttcgcacatAATTCGCGCACCTGACGATTTTTTTGCGTTTTCCCTTCAAGTGGTCGAGGactgtgtttttattttattatatgttCACTAATGCCAAACTTTAGTGGAACTTTTGCCATTTTAAATACCTCTTTTCAGATTAAGTTCGTTTTTAACTGATACGACTCTCTTCCAATACAATGGATACCGggtgattaaatattttatttaaaataatctcAGTTGTTGATTGGGATGTGAATATGCAAATAGTTAGGGGAAAtattatttgatcaaattatAATCAAAACTGAATACAAATCCACTAAAGTATTTAACTAATAACAGCGCTGACCTGCAGACACCCCGTCATTTTCACCaccttgtttacattatgtGAGATATattctttcttgatttgaaattgatttgatggaaatgtatttaaatacataccgaaagtgtgcgaaattacgtacccccactatattatatatatgttatttacatGGTGTTAGATAGTACAATGTCCATCACTCAGCTGACTCAGGAGGTAGATATTATCGATCACATGAAGATCACCTGCCAAGGCTCTAGGCAAGAAAGTGATTTCCCCTGTTCCGTCGCACACAATTTTATATTGGAATTATTTGATGCCACAATACCTGAATACTAGTAGATCTTACTTAAGTTACAAGATGTTTGGTAAGTGTGGTCTAATGTGTTTATGATAAACATATGACtatgtacattacatgtatCAAGTAAGTATAGTCTGGCAAGGATTAAAATCGCTGTTAGGCCTAAAGATGAGGGATTGACCCAGATGCAAAATTGCTTATAACACTACATGGAAGTGAGTAGAATGCCTAGATCAGGATTCAAACACACAACCTCAATCTTCCAAGACCATTGTTTGTTCTAAATGTGTCATCCACTGTTCAAACTCCAATGAAGCTTTAATCCTGCCACATCTATTGCTTGTTATCATTTTATGATTGAATGCTCCAATTTCAAACAGACTCTGCCACTCATGAGACATTTTAATGCTACCTCtatgaaatgtttattcaaTAAATTTCTGTTTTGCttatatttgattaattatatatgtataggaaggagtaatgaaaaataccctgcccgcACTGGGGCTCAAACTATCGAACTTTCattctcaaggcaaacatcctaccactagacaaAATGGAATTTTcccctagtctgagctagtaaggtgaccttatactcgCCACTTTTACACAactccctccttcacaaagtctttGCCCTTGGTGACAACCACAACCTAGGTTCTTtctctccaaggaagcctctcaaTCCCCTATAGCTtacacttggagtggtcaacggcaccaaatctgtaataggaaggagtaatgaaaaatacctgCCTGTGCTGGGTTTCAAACTAGCGAGTCTTCACTCTCAaagcaaacatcctaccacttgGCCAAAGGGAATTTCCCCTATAGTCTGAGCTAGAAATTAAAGTGGACTTTATACTCCCCACTTTTACACATGCAATAGAACAATATCATAAAATGTAATGTGTTTTGTAACCcgttattaatttgatataattgaTTTTAAGATACTATTGAAAACCTTTTAGTTTGAGTTCATTAATGGCTGTGGAGTTGATTAACAAGGAATATAAGCCCATTCATACAGTAATAAGTGATGTCACTATGGTTCAGCAGGCTCTTTATGATTTGGCTATGTACCACTGTACAATAGACAGCTTTAATAGTCGATCTCTTTCTCgttttttgaccaaattttaaatgtcatgtattaaaaatgaAGATTGAATCATTCTCTGTCCTGTggtaattttcatttttcagtgCTATGATAATCAATGGTTATTGGTTCACCTGTATTTTATTCACTATTTAACCTTACTTAGTCCAagttaattaataaaaaaaaataaagaccACCATTGGGAGTGGCATAATCTATTGTTCGGACCATTGTGAGGTCAGTCTGAATGACCCTATATGTtattgtgttttcaaaatgcTCTTTATTGTCCATTTAATAGGGATTCATTAATCGTTGAGAGGGATAATTAAAAGATGGCAGAAAAGGGAGACAGAGATGATTTGAATCTCCCCCTGGGAGGAGTTTCATCAGATAATGAGGATGAGCTAAACTCGTCCATGGCAAGCACTGGGAGTGAGGAAGGACAAGATATTAAGAAGAGACGTACACAGACTCCTAGTCCTCGCAGGGCGTCACCGTTTCCAGTACCAGGTAGACGATTCATGTGTGGTTACATATTCAAGAGACCAGTTTTCATTTTTCTAGTGTTGTTTTTGATAGATGTGTGTATCCTGTATGTAGGAGGGGcggcggtggccgagtggttaaggtgtcccgacactttatcactagccctccacctctgggttcgAAACCTaggtggggcagttgccaggtactgaccgtaggccggtggtttttctccgggtactccggctttcctccatctctaaacctggcacatccttaaatgaccctggctgttaataggacgtttaacaaaaataaaccaataaacaataaaacctGTATGTAGGAATTGCTGATAAAGAGTTTATGATTTTATAagcaaaaatttgaaattgattataTAGTGATAAAGTGGCAAGTATGAAAATGTTTCATAGATACCAGAATTTTATCCATTAGTCAATTAATTAACCCATGTCTAAAATTCCTAATTAATACAATTTCATTGTTCTTCATTAAGCATATACGGTTACCCTCTATGTACTTTGATTTTAAATCATTATGTTAGCCTCATTGCTATAAAGTTATTGGACGATATATacttattagtcccctaccagtgaAACCGGGTGCACgtgggggactataggtttcctctccgtctgtctgtccctCCGCccgtctgtccatctgtctgtcagtccgtccactcatttttctgcacttttctcagccatgcttcaagagGTATATGTTGGTGAAAGAGTTGGTATGTAAcatcagtatgagtagctacagatcaactttgagtttcagggttttttggtcgcaacccagaggtggagagctagtgttaaagtgtcgggacaccttaaccactcggccaccgctgccCCAACagtgggcagttgccaggtactgatcgtaggccgatggtttttctccgggtactccggctttcctccacctccaaaacctggcacatccttaaatgaccctggctgttaatgggacgttaaacaaaaacaaaccaaaaatcaaggtcactgttactatttttagcaggggctggtaggggacatttattgctttagcaatacccagcatgcttgtagCGATTATCATGACCATATGCATTGTACTGAAGTCTTACCTTAAATAATTGTGTTTACTTTTTCTATCACAGCCTCACCACCAAAGTTCATTTCAATGGAAGAGCTTATCAAGGCAACAACTGGAGTCAAAAACATGAGTCTTGCACATGAGATAGCAGTAGATGCAAATTTTAAAATAGCTCCCGCAGAAAAGGATCCAAAGAGGTAAAATATTGGTGATGACCATTGAATGTCTATTTAAAAGTCAACATTCTTTCTTTTGTATTAAGTTTGTTCTTTATTCATGAAGGTCTGGATGGTTTTCTGAAAAGTTCATCAAgaattttgaaaacatttagCCACATCGAATATAGAATTTAGAAAAGCACTTTTTTTCTGGAAAAACTGTCCCAAAATAAAGGCAAAAAATTAAGGTAGAATTTTTCAGTCTTTGTTCACGGCATAAATTTGAATGGTTAAGATATAAAatctaataattaattttccattgtttgtacgcagaatgcggctttctgattggtttggattttttttcataccactatgaaaaaaTTCAGAGAATGGTGCGAAAAAtttgacgtcacaatacgacaattgacgttgcgtattgattttgagaaaaagaatcccatttaaaaccagtaaaattgtacataaaacatgttttaaattagaatttttttttcaaaaattgattatAAGTGTTGATGGCAATTatgttttagtttcattggggtatgaaaaaaaaattgtttgcaaacttttgcaaacaaatttttgttcataccccgatgaaactacaaaaaattgacatcaatgcttaattgatGTGGAAGATACTCTTGTCGTATCTGTTGAAAATTCCTTCTTTATAGGAACATTTTCCACAGTTTGTAGATCCTTGGATAGTTGAAAGTCTGTCATTGACATGAGTGGTGGCATGGgccattgataaaaaaataatcgaaaattagtcgaaaaaaaaagaaaatgataatcATCGATGATTTTGAAAAGACAATTAATTGGAAGTTTCAGGAAGTGTTGGTAAATCTTTACAAAgtttaatgaattaatatttgTGAAACTATTAAATGTTGTAGATTACATTTATAGCTCTGTTGGTACTTCGTACATGTGCACTACAGTTATCCGGCAATAGACCTATATACCTAATGATAACTAATAAGACCGCCCTTTTCCCCTTTACACAGTTTTGAGAAACAAGTGGAGATGATTATGCATAAAGCATTCTGGGACGTTTTCCAGGAAAGTATCAATGAAGATCCCCCAAACTACCACCATGCTTTAGTTCTCATCGGGGATGTCCAAAAGGTAAGTTGAACTTCTAACAACAGGTGTGCTTCTGCAGATTGATACACAGTGTATCTGATGTATATGAACAgggcttggtttggtttatttttgtttaacgtcctattaacagccagggtcatttaaggatgtgccaggttttggcgGTGGAGGAAAGACGGAGTACCTGtggaaaaaccaccggcctgcagtcagtacctggcaactgccccacgtaggtttcgaactcgcaacccagaggtggagggctagtgataaagtgtcgggtcTTAAATATCCATTGTCAGCACTTTTTGTTCATCCATGTTCTTATGATGTATTAGATTTGCGAGTTACTGCATATGTACAGTTTTAAGCCATTTTCATGCTGGAAGAATTTTGCCAAATTTTGATTGCACTAATGGTagtttttgtactttttttatatggcaTTGCCAGTGTACTAATATATCATTccattaatttattttaattagcTTTTGGGCTAAAATTTGAACAGGACAAAGAGTATGTTTATTGGATGAGGTGTGAGGCTGACTGTCCCAAAATCTTAATcaatttgctatatatatatatcaaggcATTAGACTGGccaattaaaataatttgtgtTAATTACCAATTACTGCTATTAACTGCCTTCAAATTTCTCATTTGCTTATTGGCCTGGATAGATCGAGATTGTTGATTATATCAATACAATTTTGTCTTACTTTGAATGATACTCGAGTCACAACTCGTTTGCAAATTAATCTAGAGATTTCTAAAAATATAGTTTAAGCTTTCAATTCATTGTTTATGAATTTGAATGGGGATAATCCTATTGTGTTTTGAAATTTGTAGCAGTGTATGTATTGTCTCTAAAAATACTAGGACTGAAAAAAATTAATCCAAAACAAAgggaaacttttttttaaaaaaggaggGGGTTTTTTTCCGGTAAATTTTNNNNNNNNNNNNNNNNNNNNNNNNNNNNNNNNNNNNNNNNNNNNNNNNNNNNNNNNNNNNNNNNNNNNNNNNNNNNNNNNNNNNNNNNNNNNNNNNNNNNNNNNNNNNNNNNNNNNNNNNNNNNNNNNNNNNNNNNNNNNNNNNNNNNNNNNNNNNNNNNNNNNNNNNNNNNNNNNNNNNNNNNNNNNNNNNNNNNNNNNNNNNNNNNNNNNNNNNNNNNNNNNNNNNNNNNNNNNNNNNNNNNNNNNNNNNNNNNNNNNNNNNNNNNNNNNNNNNNNNNNNNNNNNNNNNNNNNNNNNNNNNNNNNNNNNNNNNNNNNNNNNNNNNNNNNNNNNNNNNNNNNNNNNNNNNNNNNNNNNNNNNNNNNNNNNNNNNNNNNNNNNNNNNNNNNNNNNNNNNNNNNNNNNNNNNNNNNNNNNNNNNNNNNNNNNNNNNNNNNNNNNNNNNNNNNNNNNNNNNNNNNNNNNNNNNNNNNNNNNNNNNNNNNNNNNNNNNNNNNNGAATCGAGATACAAAACAAGGATAGACGATGCATCGATGCACCACACTGCAAAACAATACATTAATGCATCGGTGAATTGTTACACCACTAGAGCATAATATATACCTCAGGTGAGAGATTTCTGTAGAACTTACCTGTCTGCCACTCCCTCCAGTATCACACAGATCTCGGACTTGAGTTTCTCCTTCAGGGTTTGAACACCCGAAATGGCCGCACCAACAGTGCTATAGGTTACCAGTAATATCGAGGCGACCAGGGTCAGGCGACTCGTCTTATCCTGGAGCTCCATAAACCGGCCCTGGTCCATCACAAGTGTCTGTATTAAACACAAACCGGTTGatacaattaattaatcattAGACTAATTATTCCTCAGttaataatatattatcattgcAAATAAAAGAATACCTTTGGTGCTACCATTCCACTGATATACTGTATTTTCATGtcaaaaaaattctcaaaaaaaaataaatttaatctTGACACTCATAAACGTACCTGCCTACTATACACGAGTGTGCACTAAACCTGCAAATTTACAGTAGATTTCATGGTGTGATTactgtaaaattttgaaatgtgtGTTACCTGGTACTTGTAAGTGAAGACATAATGGTTACAACCAACTAAATTATACATTCAAACTCTAAAAACAGTTATGGaccatcatgtacatgtactgtgcTGTCATAGTTATATCCTTGTGGAAGATCCTTTAATACGATCTTTAATACAACTGCCCAGGAAAGCATGTGACAGGTCAATGTGGTAGCCACCTGCTACTACAAGGGGATCCTTCCTCAAACTGACAATGGTTGTTGACAGAGCAATAAACCCagccaacaaacaaacaaacataatgGTTTCAGGTCATCGAAGTAGCCACAAGCTACTACAAGGGGATTCTACCTCAAACTGACAATTGTTGTTGACAGGGCAATAAAcctagcaaacaaacaaataagcCAACAAATTATTCAAGGTTCCGAGTCCCATCCATTCCTAAGACTCACCTCTGGGTAGAGTCGCTGCCTATCCCAGTTGAGTAGTTCCATGTAAGCCTCGTTCAGTACAGAAGCTGGGGTCAGACTGGGAGCAGGAGTCGCACATGCTTGTTGGTCAGTGTCTGCCTCATCGGTCAGTGCATCAAAGCTCCGTTTGAGCCATAGTTTGGTCATCTCCAGACCATCTATTCCGGCCTCTGAAATACAAATAATGTCACAATGTCAATACTCATGAACCTTGGTCAACATTGAGAGAAAATTTGgtcaatattgaaattattaaatCTAATGTCTATTGCAACTCTctatccagattttgacatttctctCGACTATATGAGTTTAAATGTCTGGCATTGTTTCCTATGTATCAAAACTTAAGgacaagtcctagaagaacgaaacagctgtattatgtctcTAGCGTCACTCAGACAAGTTCTAacaggacgaaacagctgtatgatgtccctagcgttactgacgagtcctagaagaacgaaacagctgtatgatgtccctagcgttactgacgagtcctagaagaacgaaacagctgtatgatgtccctagcatcactgaccagtcctataagaacgaaacagctgtatgatgtccctaacatcactgacaagtcctaacaggacgaaatagctgtatgatgtccttagcatcactgactaGTTCTAAAAgaacgaaacagttgtatgatgtccctagcatcactgacaagtcctaacaggacgaaacagctgtatgatgtccctagcatcactgacaagttctaacaggacgaaacagctgtatgatgtccctagcatcactgacaagttctaacaggacgaaacagctgtatgatgtccctagcatcactgacaagttctaacaggacgaaacagctgtatgatgtccctagcattactgacgaatcctagaagatcgaaacagctgtatgatgtccctagcatcactgaccagtcctataagaatgaaacagctgtatgatgtccctaacatcactgataagTCCTAAcaggacgaaatagctgtatgatgtccttagcatcactgactaGTTCTAAAAgaacgaaacagttgtatgatgtccctagcatcacagacaagtcctaacaggacgaaacagctgtatgatgtccctagcatcactgacaagtcctagaagaatgaaacagctgtacgatgtccctagtatcattGACTGGTCCAAGAagaatgaaacagctgtatgatgtccctagcatcactgacaagtccaagaagaacgaaacagctgtatgatgtccctaacatcactgacaagccCTAACagaacgaaacagctgaatAATGCAGTCTAATTATTTTTCTGTTCTACTCTCACTGTATGGTCAAACATGCCTgtgaatttcattaaaatctttAGTAAATGCCACCACAAATGATAGATGagttaaaaaaattataaggggggggggggttgaggTGCGGGGATACTAGTATCATAAAACATAGATAAACCATTAACCTTGTTGTTTTTTGATGAACTCTTGGAACTTGGCACGTTCATACTCCACCGACTGTTGTTGTAGGTAAGGTCTGATCTGTTGGATTGTGAAGTTTGCCATGTCCATCTTCATCAGGTCGAGAACCTGGAAAATCTCCCTAAATAAAGTAAAAAACAACCAATGATACAAAAACATATCACATATATTCAAATCTCATATATCTCCTTAGTAAACATACAGATCATACAATCTTCTACCAAAACATTATCCTTCCCTTCTTAAAACTTTCTACCAGCATAAAAATGTGGAGATGTTTGGTTAATTACTGCATATGATACAACCATTGTCCAACGCAATGAAAGGTAAATAACTCATAAAGTTACTGAAAAACGGAGAGTATAGTTCACTTTACAAGTTCAggcgggaatttccctttagcctataGTGTAAAATGTCCGCAAAGAGAGGGAGAGGTCGCTAGTTCGTGTCCCAGCGCTGACAAAGCATTTTTCACTACTCCTTCCTATCACAGTTCAGACATCCTTACATTTGACACTTTGCCATTAAATGGATTTAAGACAATGGAACATTGGCTTaacttttttttgttgaaactgctgtaaaaaatattgttttcactCTTTGATAAGAGATCTAGTTATCAAAATAGAAGATAGACTTTGCGGAGTGCAAAATGGCAAGATACAAAGAATAAATAAAGACACCTGCGCCTTTAATGAAGTTCTACAAAATGTGTGATTAATTCAGAAATTTTGTCTAATTGTTATATGaagctttgtttgtttgtatttttttgtgtttaacgtcctatttacagccagggtcatttaagtacgagccaggtt is a window encoding:
- the LOC117326712 gene encoding T-complex protein 11-like protein 1 — its product is MAEKGDRDDLNLPLGGVSSDNEDELNSSMASTGSEEGQDIKKRRTQTPSPRRASPFPVPASPPKFISMEELIKATTGVKNMSLAHEIAVDANFKIAPAEKDPKSFEKQVEMIMHKAFWDVFQESINEDPPNYHHALVLIGDVQKICELLHMYSFKPFSCWKNFAKF